The DNA window GCATCATCTACATAATCCATATAGTTCATGAACATGATAGATCTTGAAACACCACTACATGTATTGTATACAGGATAAGTTGGTTTACCTGCATTATCAGAAGTTTGTGTAGGTGTATCAGCTACAAGGTCATTTCCGCAATTTGCATCTCCCCAAATATGTCTAAGATTTAAGTAATGACCTACTTCGTGAGTCGCTGTTCTACCTAGGTTGAATGGAGATGAGGCTCCAGTTTTTCCAAAATAAGGAGCTGCAATAACTACACCGTCATTCCATAATCCAGCAGATTCTGGGAAAGTGGCATATCCAAGAATTTCTCCTTGGCTGGTTGGCATACTACTTACCACCCAAATGTTAAAATAATTGGTAGGGTTAGTTGCATCTATACCGCCAGTAGACGCTTTCTTCATAGCATCATTATCGCTCCAGCTTGTTTTTGTAGTCGCTTTTCTTACCGTATTTGCTAATTTGAATCTTACTTTTACATCACCTGATTTTACTGATTGGAACTCTGTAGGAATTTTAGTAACATCACTATTTGTTCCTCCATAATCTGCATTTAATACAGCAATTTGTTCTGCGATTCTTGCATCTGAAACATTTTGAGCGGTCGTTTTATATAATACATTCACTACTACGGGAATTTCAACAGTACCATCCGGTAGAACTTTTCCCAGTTTGATATCGTTCATGAATTTTTCTGTATTAGCTTCCAGTGCAGCATATCTTTGTCTAAGCTCAGGATTGTTTTGTAGAGCTTGTTTTCTGATTTCCTCTGAAGGACAGAATCTTTTGCCAGCTAAGCCGGAAGGCTCAGATTTGTTTGAAGGGTTTTCACTTTGATTTGTTACATTGTCGCTGTTACAAGCGGACATGAATCCTAGCGCAAGGATTCCGAATAGTAGTTTTTTCATTAATTCAATATTTATATATTTTGTGGAAAAACGAAATTATATTATTTTGAATTAGTTTGCAAGGTTCTATTTTATCAATTTATAATATTTACTCTGTTTTATAAGTGAATAATATAGTTTTTTACTGCAATTTTTATTGATTTACTCTTTGGTGAAGCTGATTTAGTTGATTTTTGCTATTTTCATAATTTCCATGTATTTTTCTTCAATTTAATTGTAATTATATAACAAAATCTATTATTCATTGCATAATTCGCAAAATATAATTTGGATTGAATTTATTAATGTTCAATTTAGTTTTAGTTTAAAAAAATAACTTTAGATTATTTTAATATTGTAAAACATAGATTTATTTGAAATTTAAATGAATATTTTTAACGAGATGATTTTCGTGATTAGATGAGGTTGAGATTGTAGAATTTTTCAATGATTAAAATTCTAAATGCATTTTTCTGCAATTTTTTAGATCCAAACAGCATCGTTTAATAAAAAAACTTCCTCAGAACGAGAAAGTTTTTAAAGTATTTTTTATTGGGATTAAACAAGATCTTAGCTAAATAGTAAATCATATGTATTCCTATTTTACAATTGGTTTATTGATTAGAAATTAATCGAAACCATTTTTAATAGCAAAGACAGCCAGTCCTACTCGGGTTTTTAGATCTAATTTTTCACAGAGTTGATCTCTGTAGCTTTCTACAGTTCTGGGGCTGCAGCACATCTTGTCAGCGATTTCTTTATAGCTAAGTTCGGTTACAGTATATTTCAGGAACTCTTTTTCACGATCTGAAATCCTCACCGTATCCTTAGATTCTTTCTCATTGTTTAAATTGGAAAAAATAATTCTTGACGCCCACTCGGGATAAAAAAATCCCTCTGTATTAAGTTTAATAAGAGCCGTTTCAAGCTCTTTTGGATGAGTGTTTTTTAGGAGGTAGCCTTTTGCGCCGTTCTTTATCATTTTAATGACACTTTTGTCATCGCCCTGCATGCTTAAGGCCATTACCTTAACGTCAGGATGATTTTCCTTAAGCCAGAGAACAGTTTCAAAACCATCCATAATTGGCATGCTGATATCAAGTAGAATTATATCAGGAATCTTACTGTTGTTTTCAAATTTCTGGATCAGATCCTTTCCATTTTCACAGACATAAATAACTTCAAAGTCTTTAAAATTATCAATAATACCTTCTAGTGCCTTTGCAATAAGGACGTGGTCATCTACGATAACAATTGTTTTTTTCATGGCTGTTTTTTTAAAATAATATTGATACTGGTTCCTTTGTTTTTCAAACTTTCCAAACTAAAATGAGCTCCAATGATCTCAGCTCTGTTTTTCATGTTTGTTAGCCCTATACCATTTGAGGTTATTCTGGATCTGTCAAATCCAATTCCATCATCCTGAATATTAAGTTCCCAAAGTATTTCTTCGGAAGTATTGAGGTTAATGAAAATATTTTTGCAATTGGCATGCTTAATACTGTTTTGAATAAATTCCTGCGTGATTCTCAAAAGAACATTTTTATGCACGAATCCTAAGTCGAGCTGTTTGAAGTTATGATTGAAACTTACATTGCATCTTTTAAAAGCATTGGTATTATCAACCTCTTCCTGAATTAAAGTTACAATTTCCTTTTGGTTGATGTTGTCATCAGTCAATGTTTTTGAGAGGCTTCTTAGATCCTGTAACGATTGATTGATAATTTGTGAAACCTGTTCAATTCGTTCACTTACTTCCGGAACCTTATTTTCATACAAAAGCTGTTGAGTATAAAGACTTACAAGCGTTAACTTCTGCCCTATATTGTCATGAAGCTCACGTCCTATTTGTTGCATTGTAGCTTGTTGAATTTCTAGTTGGGTAGCCAGAAGTTCCTTTTGGTGAATCTCGTTTTTTATTTCAATTTCATTTAAATATTCTTTTTTTCTTTGCTTGTATTTTCTGATGTATACCATAACAGCGGCTACAAACAATACAAAGAATATATTGAATAAGATAATGGTTATTAAGAGTTCTGTTTTCCCCATATGAATGAAATTGAGAATAATAAATACATAATAATTCCAGATATCAAAAAATAGTCAAAATATATATTGAAAATTCCTCTATACTCTCTGATTAAAGTCAAAAATGTCCAGAAAGGTA is part of the Chryseobacterium paludis genome and encodes:
- a CDS encoding zinc metalloprotease, producing MKKLLFGILALGFMSACNSDNVTNQSENPSNKSEPSGLAGKRFCPSEEIRKQALQNNPELRQRYAALEANTEKFMNDIKLGKVLPDGTVEIPVVVNVLYKTTAQNVSDARIAEQIAVLNADYGGTNSDVTKIPTEFQSVKSGDVKVRFKLANTVRKATTKTSWSDNDAMKKASTGGIDATNPTNYFNIWVVSSMPTSQGEILGYATFPESAGLWNDGVVIAAPYFGKTGASSPFNLGRTATHEVGHYLNLRHIWGDANCGNDLVADTPTQTSDNAGKPTYPVYNTCSGVSRSIMFMNYMDYVDDAAMFMFSAGQKTRMQAVVASSGSRAGLRVN
- a CDS encoding sensor histidine kinase, with the translated sequence MGKTELLITIILFNIFFVLFVAAVMVYIRKYKQRKKEYLNEIEIKNEIHQKELLATQLEIQQATMQQIGRELHDNIGQKLTLVSLYTQQLLYENKVPEVSERIEQVSQIINQSLQDLRSLSKTLTDDNINQKEIVTLIQEEVDNTNAFKRCNVSFNHNFKQLDLGFVHKNVLLRITQEFIQNSIKHANCKNIFINLNTSEEILWELNIQDDGIGFDRSRITSNGIGLTNMKNRAEIIGAHFSLESLKNKGTSINIILKKQP
- a CDS encoding response regulator transcription factor; its protein translation is MKKTIVIVDDHVLIAKALEGIIDNFKDFEVIYVCENGKDLIQKFENNSKIPDIILLDISMPIMDGFETVLWLKENHPDVKVMALSMQGDDKSVIKMIKNGAKGYLLKNTHPKELETALIKLNTEGFFYPEWASRIIFSNLNNEKESKDTVRISDREKEFLKYTVTELSYKEIADKMCCSPRTVESYRDQLCEKLDLKTRVGLAVFAIKNGFD